AATTTCAATAAATTCCCCCTTTACATCTTCATTAACTATATTTTTCAATGAGGGTTTGTAAACAAATCTAGGTGCGTTAGGAATCCCATACAACTGAGTTCTAACAGGAAAAATACTGGAATCATAAGAAATTTTTTTGCTTAAAATCTCAAAAACCCAATAATTACTTTTATTGATAGAAAAAAATGGTGCCCTAAAACCTTCAACTTTTTTTCCAGTGATTTTCTCTAAAATATTAATTGATTTTAAAAAGTCCTCTTCAAATTGTTCTTTACTAACTTTTCGTAAATCTATGTGGGCATAACTATGACTTGCTATCTCATGTCCTAATTCTGAAATTTTTTTTACCAAATCAGGAAACTTTTCAGCAATATATCCCAACACAAAAAAAGTAGCTTTTACATCATATTTTTCAAATAAATCTAAAATCATTTCTGTATTTCTCATTATTCTACTTTCATATTTTGGCCATTCTGAGAACGGCAAATCACAATAATAGTCTTCTAAATCCACTGACATGATGTTTTTCATAGCCATGTTTTTTCATTATTTTTTTGTATATAATAACTCATTATTCTATTAAAAAAATGTAGATATACTCTGATGAATATTTTATTTTTAATATGTTGAAGTTAGCATGCATACCTGCGTTTAATGAAGAAAAACCTATTGTTGATGTAATTAAAAAATCTCTAAATTATGTTGATAAAGTTATAGTTTACGATGATGGTTCCTCTGATTTAACTTCTGAAAGTGCCAAGAATGCAGGTGCCATAGTAATCAAACATGACAAAAACATGGGAAAAGGATACGCCATGAAATCTCTTTTCAAATATGCAAGAGATGCTAACGCTGATGTTGTAGTTACTATAGATGGAGATGGTCAATTTTTACCAGAACAAATTGAAAGTTTAATCAAACCCATTTTAGAAAATAACTATGACATTGTTATTGGAAATAGATTCTCAGATGATAAAGAAATGCCTTCATATCGAAAAGCTGGAAATAAAATGCTAGATAAAATAACAAAGTTAGCAGCTGATCTTCCTTTTTCTGACACCCAAAGTGGTTTTCGCTCTTATTCAAAAAAAGCAATTCAATCTATTAGTTTTTCAACAAATGGGTTTGGTGTTGATTCAGAAATTTTAATTGATGCAGTTGACAAAGGATTAAAAATTACAGAAAGAAATGTCACTGTTATTTATAATACTGGAGAAAAAACTTCTACCAAAGATCCTGTTTCTCATTCTATGAGTGTTGTTGCTTCTCTACTTGAATCCATTGCAATTCACCATCCTTTAAAATATCTTGGAATCCCTGGAATGATTTTATTAATAATTGGATTAGGATTTGCAACATATGCCATATCAAATTTTAATGAAACAGGAAATTTCTCCCTTCCTTCCATATTGACTGCAATGGGTTCTTTGATCATTGGCTTGATTTTATTATTAATGTCAGTAGTTTTGTATAGCATTGCTACTACCAGAAAACTTTAGTTCTTTCCTTTAAATAATTAATTTAAAGGGCTCGGAGGGCTTCGATCCCTCGACCTAGCGGTTCGAAGCCGCTCGCACTATCCAGACTGTGCAACGAGTCCAAAATTGTGAGATTGTTATTATTCTATAAATCCTACACCTAAGTTGAATCATAGGTTTGAACTTTATTGATGTGAGAAGACATATTGCCACAAAGACTGCGGGCATGTACGCCTGCAGAGATTGTAAACTCAGTTGTTAAAGCAGGAAGCACCTAATATCTCTAGATATATAGATAGTTCACCAAGCCTAAATATCTGATATATTTATGAAAGTATCAAAAAAAGTTGTAGGTGTAGAGTATGCAATTAGAGATATTGTAGTTGCTGCACGCAAAGTACAACAAAAAGGAATGCAAGTTGATTATCTGAACATTGGTGATCCTGTACAGTTTGGCTTTCAACCGCCTGATAATGTAAAACAAGCTTTGATTGATGCAATTAACAGAGGCGAAAATTTCTATTCATCATCTGAAGGACTCTTTGAATTAAGAGAAGAAATTGCAAAAAAAGAAAATGCCAAAGGACTCTCAATTGGCGCTGATGAGATTCTAGTTACAAATGGTGTCTCAGAAGGACTAGACATGGTGATCTCCTCAATTGTAGAAGAAGGCGATGAAGTACTATTGCCTGGACCGTACTATCCACCATATGCCTCCTATGTAAGACTCCATGGTGGAATTCCTGTAGAATTTGCAGTAGACTTGGAAAACTCAACTCCTGATATTGATGATATAAAATCCAAAATTACATCAAAGACTGTAGCCATTTGTTTGATCAGCCCCAATAATCCTACTGGAGTTGTATTCAATGAAAAATCTCTAAGAGAACTAGTAAATATTGCAAATCAAAACAATCTCTACATAATTTGTGATGAAATTTATGATCAAATAATTTTTGATGATAAATTCGTTGGAATTGGCAAAGTTGCAGGAGACTCTCCTGTAATCATTCTTAACGGATTCTCCAAAGTCCATCTAATGTCTGGATGGAGAATTGGATACATTGCATTTAATCAATCACCTCAACTAGAATCATTACGAGAGCATCTTCCAAAATTAGCTAGAGTGAGAATTGCAACTAGTCTCCCAGTACAACATGCAGCTTTGGAATCACTTCGCGGTCCTCAAAATTACATTAATGACTTTGTCTCTGAAATCAAAAAACGCAGAGACTTGGTTGTAAAACGTCTCAATGAGATGCCTGGTCTTTCTTGTCCTAATCCAAAGGGTGCATTTTATGCATTCCCAAAGATTGAAGACAATAGATTTGGAACAGACAAAGAATTTGTAACAAAACTCTTGGAGACTAAAGGCGTTCTTACCGTTCACGGTTCAGGATTTGGAGAAAAATATGGCAGCGGACATTTTAGACTAGTATACCTTCCTAGTCTTGAAGTTCTAGATTCTGCAATGAACAAAATCCAAGACTTTGTTAGTCAGTAACTCCAAACTGAAAACTTTTTTGGGATTATCTCTATAATGCAGTCAGTATCATCTAGTAATTCTTTTGCAGATTTGTTCTCCAGTGTATCAAAGTATCGTAAAAGAATTTTTTTTGCAATTGCTTTTACTTTGTTTTCCTCTAAAATCAAATTGGCATCCCCTTGCCCCATTACTCCATAAATATCAGGTGACTTTACTCCTACATCTACACAAAAAGCAACATGTTTGTTTCTTTTTGCATTTTTTGCCTTTAGAGTTTTAGTGTTTGTTCCAATGTAGAGTTTTTTTCCACCATATCTGTACCAAACAGGAACAATGTGTGGTATTTTGTTTTTACCAATAGTTGATAATCGTAAAATTTTCTGAGATCTTAGAAATTC
This genomic window from Nitrosopumilus ureiphilus contains:
- a CDS encoding pyridoxamine 5'-phosphate oxidase family protein, whose protein sequence is MGKRDEFLRSQKILRLSTIGKNKIPHIVPVWYRYGGKKLYIGTNTKTLKAKNAKRNKHVAFCVDVGVKSPDIYGVMGQGDANLILEENKVKAIAKKILLRYFDTLENKSAKELLDDTDCIIEIIPKKFSVWSY
- a CDS encoding polysaccharide deacetylase family protein; translated protein: MAMKNIMSVDLEDYYCDLPFSEWPKYESRIMRNTEMILDLFEKYDVKATFFVLGYIAEKFPDLVKKISELGHEIASHSYAHIDLRKVSKEQFEEDFLKSINILEKITGKKVEGFRAPFFSINKSNYWVFEILSKKISYDSSIFPVRTQLYGIPNAPRFVYKPSLKNIVNEDVKGEFIEIPMATHRIPVIGNIPIAGGFYLRFFPYWYMKLGIKKMNKQGNPAMIYIHPKDLDPEMPRIKEYNWYYYYNLKSAFKKFEKLLQDFKFGTVKDVLVI
- a CDS encoding aminotransferase class I/II-fold pyridoxal phosphate-dependent enzyme — its product is MKVSKKVVGVEYAIRDIVVAARKVQQKGMQVDYLNIGDPVQFGFQPPDNVKQALIDAINRGENFYSSSEGLFELREEIAKKENAKGLSIGADEILVTNGVSEGLDMVISSIVEEGDEVLLPGPYYPPYASYVRLHGGIPVEFAVDLENSTPDIDDIKSKITSKTVAICLISPNNPTGVVFNEKSLRELVNIANQNNLYIICDEIYDQIIFDDKFVGIGKVAGDSPVIILNGFSKVHLMSGWRIGYIAFNQSPQLESLREHLPKLARVRIATSLPVQHAALESLRGPQNYINDFVSEIKKRRDLVVKRLNEMPGLSCPNPKGAFYAFPKIEDNRFGTDKEFVTKLLETKGVLTVHGSGFGEKYGSGHFRLVYLPSLEVLDSAMNKIQDFVSQ
- a CDS encoding glycosyltransferase family 2 protein; translated protein: MLKLACIPAFNEEKPIVDVIKKSLNYVDKVIVYDDGSSDLTSESAKNAGAIVIKHDKNMGKGYAMKSLFKYARDANADVVVTIDGDGQFLPEQIESLIKPILENNYDIVIGNRFSDDKEMPSYRKAGNKMLDKITKLAADLPFSDTQSGFRSYSKKAIQSISFSTNGFGVDSEILIDAVDKGLKITERNVTVIYNTGEKTSTKDPVSHSMSVVASLLESIAIHHPLKYLGIPGMILLIIGLGFATYAISNFNETGNFSLPSILTAMGSLIIGLILLLMSVVLYSIATTRKL